A DNA window from Brassica napus cultivar Da-Ae chromosome C1, Da-Ae, whole genome shotgun sequence contains the following coding sequences:
- the LOC106381221 gene encoding F-box/kelch-repeat protein At3g13680-like produces MTTMSDLPQDLTKEIFSRVPLTSLSAVRSTCKSWNSISKSQVLCESAARRKQFLGFMMKDFSVCSMKFDLQGIQNEADFVDPSIKQVSVLDQVEISQIFQCEGLLLCVTRDKSRLLMWNPYLGQTRCIQPRNTFLSGDQYALGYDKNRKHKILRILGDCKSGYMVLGYEIFDLSANTWKVSNDNRDWQIDHYQRGVSLKGHTYFLAKEKIRIGGTNNNIDCILSFDFTTERFRKLLPLPFKSHYSNKLLLSCVREEQLAVLHYNWVMGQALEIWVTKKIDPGEVSWSKFLRFTSSCIGHIIPGSFFVDEEKKVVVVVDQDYNRRIVTGRNQSAHILGPDRYFKSVNIGETRYIGKRSKHGYMISELCRPRVCSSYVPSSVQLQTNQPVKSEESEN; encoded by the coding sequence atgacAACGATGTCCGATCTTCCACAAGATTTGACAAAAGAGATATTCTCTAGGGTTCCATTGACATCCCTAAGCGCTGTGCGATCCACTTGCAAAAGTTGGAACTCTATCTCTAAGTCTCAGGTTTTGTGCGAATCAGCCGCAAGAAGGAAGCAGTTTCTAGGGTTCATGATGAAGGATTTTAGTGTTTGCTCGATGAAGTTTGATCTCCAAGGAATCCAAAACGAAGCAGACTTTGTTGACCCATCTATAAAGCAAGTAAGTGTACTTGACCAAGTAGAGATATCTCAAATCTTTCAGTGTGAAGGCTTACTTCTATGCGTCACCAGAGACAAGTCAAGGCTCTTGATGTGGAATCCTTATTTGGGGCAAACAAGGTGTATTCAACCAAGAAACACTTTCCTAAGTGGAGACCAATATGCTCTTGGATATGACAAGAACCGTAAACACAAAATCTTGAGGATTTTAGGTGACTGTAAAAGCGGTTACATGGTTCTTGGGTATGAAATCTTCGATTTGAGCGCTAATACATGGAAGGTTTCTAATGACAATCGAGACTGGCAAATAGATCATTATCAACGTGGTGTGTCTTTGAAGGGACATACTTATTTTTTGGCTAAAGAGAAAATAAGAATAGGTGGAACAAACAATAATATAGATTGTATACTCTCTTTTGATTTTACAACAGAGAGATTTCGTAAACTGCTGCCTCTGCCGTTTAAATCTCATTATTCAAATAAATTGCTCTTATCTTGTGTCAGAGAAGAGCAGCTCGCTGTATTACATTACAACTGGGTGATGGGTCAAGCGTTGGAGATTTGGGTCACGAAAAAAATTGATCCTGGTGAGGTTTCATGGAGCAAGTTCTTGAGATTCACCTCTAGCTGTATTGGTCATATTATACCTGGGAGTTTCTTCGTTGATGAAGAAAAGAAAGTTGTTGTGGTTGTCGATCAAGATTACAACAGACGGATCGTGACTGGTCGCAACCAAAGTGCCCACATACTTGGACCAGATAGATACTTCAAATCTGTGAATATCGGAGAGACTCGGTATATTGGAAAACGTAGCAAGCATGGATATATGATCTCTGAATTATGTCGCCCACGTGTATGCTCTTCTTATGTTCCAAGCTCAGTGCAACTACAAACCAATCAACCGGTAAAATCAGAAGAAagtgaaaattaa
- the LOC106368800 gene encoding uncharacterized protein LOC106368800 — protein MGDVGQDQAAINAQLLDANEELRASLRAITAELTQLRQGGRPNGPRPPRMNQPDPHDTDSDADSTDDTRSQDEDMPNQGGRRNAPGRRAQVGGGRDYRGGRDREDEEPWLGGKALKLNPPTFAGKVDPDAYIVWEKRMEYIFGYYQYSEAKKVALAAAQLTDNALSWWDRDVAKSGPGTKTVEEYYEESDALRNKLDTDEPEETMMSQFLEGLQDRIARKVERQHYEDFNDLLHFATQAEQHIKRKTASTSRSKPAWTQPGAKQGDKGKAIKVESRFKTNQADSSNAPKPEQGKTQAQTLRTRDIVCYKCQGKGHYTRDCPNKRVMVLKGDGEYESQDEAETAAVISDEEVTDYPETGELLVTRRALSTLFDPETIQRENIFHTRCSIDHKVCSLIIDGGSCTNMASKYLVDKLGLVKTAHPRPYHLKWLNDETELKIAEQVVVSFGIGKYHDQVKCDVVPMQAGHILLGRPWQFDKETLHHGRTNIYSFTHNNKKHSLTPLSPQEVHDMQKAMAQSSQEGCFAGFEAPEVPDVVQNLMGRYKDVFPDEIPAGLPPVRGIEHQVDLEGDEWKTAFKTKQGLYEWLVMPFGLTNAPSTFMRLMNEGLKVDEEKIKAIQDWPTPTTIGHVRSFHGLASFYRRFVKDFSTIAAPMTSVIKKNVSFTWGPAQEEYFNRLKYSLTHTPVLTLPDFDKPFEIECDASGTGIGAYKKGKDNVVGDALSRRHTLITTMEAKILGFEQLKMSYETDPDFSELYSNTAKGAMGPFYQQDGFLFKEKRLCIPHGSM, from the exons ATGGGAGATGTAGGTCAAGACCAAGCTGCCATAAACGCTCAACTCCTAGACGCCAATGAAGAGCTGAGGGCGAGTCTTAGGGCTATCACTGCCGAGCTTACTCAGCTAAGGCAGGGAGGCCGTCCCAACGGACCTCGACCACCCAGAATGAACCAGCCGGATCCGCATGACACTGACTCGGACGCGGACAGTACTGATGATACGCGCAGTCAGGACGAAGACATGCCTAACCAGGGAGGAAGGAGGAACGCGCCAGGACGCCGGGCCCAAGTAGGAGGAGGCCGCGACTATAGAGGGGGGCGAGATCGAGAGGATGAAGAGCCATGGCTAGGAGGCAAGGCGCTTAAGCTGAATCCCCCAACGTTTGCCGGCAAGGTTGATCCAGATGCTTATATCGTATGGGAGAAGCGCATGGAATACATCTTCGGCTATTACCAGTATAGCGAGGCCAAGAAGGTCGCCCTAGCAGCAGCCCAGCTGACGGACAATGCCCTTTCGTGGTGGGatcgagacgtcgccaagtccGGACCA GGAACTAAGACCGTGGAGGAATATTATGAGGAGTCCGATGCACTTAGGAATAAGCTAGATACCGACGAACCCGAAGAGACGATGATGTCCCAATTCCTGGAAGGACTGCAAGATCGCATTGCCCGCAAAGTGGAGAGACAACATTATGAAGACTTCAACGACCTACTGCACTTTGCTACGCAAGCCGAGCAGCACATCAAGCGCAAGACGGCCAGTACCAGTCGCAGCAAACCCGCGTGGACTCAACCGGGTGCAAAACAAGGCGACAAGGGCAAAGCGATTAAGGTCGAGAGCCGATTCAAGACGAACCAGGCTGACTCGTCCAATGCGCCCAAACCAGAGCAGGGTAAGACTCAAGCCCAAACTTTGCGTACTCGTGACATTGTTTGTTATAAGTGTCAGGGCAAGGGACACTACACCCGGGATTGCCCAAACAAACGAGTAATGGTCCTAAAGGGAGATGGCGAGTATGAATCCCAAGATGAGGCAGAGACCGCAGCCGTGATCTCGGATGAGGAAGTGACCGACTACCCGGAGACAGGCGAGCTACTAGTGACCCGGAGAGCTCTTAGCAccctctttgatccagaaaccaTCCAGCGGGAGAACATCTTTCACACAAGATGTAGTATTGATCACAAGGTATGTAGCTTGATCATTGATGGTGGTTCTTGTACTAACATGGCTAGCAAGTATCTTGTTGATAAGTTGGGGTTAGTCAAAACTGCCCATCCTCGGCCATACCATCTCAAATGGCTCAATGACGAGACTGAGCTTAAGATTGCCGAACAAGTTGTTGTATCCTTCGGTATTGGCAAGTATCATGACCAGGTCAAGTGTGATGTTGTACCCATGCAAGCCGGCCATATACTTCTAGGAAGGCcatggcagtttgacaaggagactctTCACCATGGACGTACCAACATCTATAGCTTcacccacaacaacaagaagcacagcctaACACCTCTCAGCCCCCAAGAAGTTCATGACATGCAGAAGGCAATGGCACAGTCCAGCCAG gaaggATGTTTTGCAGGATTTGAGGCTCCTGAAGTACCAGATGTAGTACAAAACCTCATGGGACGTTACAAGGATGTCTTTCCTGATGAGATCCCAGCCGGCTTACCCCCTGTCCGTGGCATAGAACATCAGGTCGACCTT gaaggagatgagtggaaaaccgcCTTCAAGACCAAACAAGGACTGtacgagtggctggtgatgccatttggccttaccaacgcccctagcacATTCATGAGGCTTATGAATGAG ggccTGAAGGttgatgaggagaagatcaaggcgatACAAGACTGGCCGACCCCGACCACGATCGGACATGTCCGCAGCTTCCATGGACTGGCCAGTTTCTACCGACGatttgtgaaggatttcagTACCATCGCCGCCCCAATGACCtctgtgatcaagaagaatgtatccttTACTTGGGgtcctgcccaagaggagtatTTCAACCGGCTTAAATATAGTTTGACACACACACCGGTCCTAACTCTtcctgattttgataaaccttttgagattgagtgtgatgcttcaggGACAGGAATAGGAGCC tacaagaagggaaaGGACAACGTAGTGGGAGATGCTCTATCCCGGCGCCACACCCTCATTACCACCATGGAGGCTAAGATCTTGGGTTTTGAACAACTTAAAATGTCTTATGAAACTGACCCTGATTTTTCTGAGCTTTACAGTAACACGGCTAAGGGAGCCATGGGTCCATTCTATCAGCAGGACGGGTTTCTTTTCAAGGAGAAACGCCTGTGCATTCCTCATGGTTCCATGTGA